The genomic stretch GAGGGGTCAACAACTTCACGAGAGTCGTGTGATTTGGTTTCGCTTTGTCGTATCAGTAATCTCTTCGTGCTCGTATTTTTAATGCACCACACAATTACGTACTGAGGGTTCTTGTGGTGATCGTTGAACGGAAGCCGTCCGATTACTACATAACGGGAATCTTAAAGAAAGTTAAGGAACTTCCACACACTAATTCTTGTCATTTTTGTAAAGCTCAAGGCTATTTTGGGCATCTCATCTCGGCAGCTGACCTGCGGACGAAACGAGTCAACACACGACGTACATAAACAGAGAATTTATACTCACAACATCCATCTCTACGATCGCTCGTACTAGTCATCTACGCGACACCATCATACACCGTTGAATTTTTCCGTACGAACCCATCCCGCCGTTCGTATGCGGCTTGGCGGAGAGAGGCAGTCAGCGGGTCAATTAACGGTCGAGATTAATGTTGGGTATAAAATGAGCGACCCAGATTACTCTGTCGTATAAAGCTTTTAAGGAGCTCGCCCTTAATCGAGCGGCTGCGGTTGCATCCATCTCTCAAACGTGGTCTGTGGGCCCTGTCACTGAGGGTAACAGTGTCATGCGGTGACGGGACCTCAGCCCTTTGAGAGATTAGGGGAGATATTAAGGGGGCAGCAGTGTGGTCACGAAGGCGGAGTACCACAGTCGACCTCTCACCGCTTTTCTCCTCCGACCTTGAGCCGCTTGCCCACCCAAACCCTAAGAAGCCGCGATCGCCGTTGACGACCTCGAATCGGGGATTCGATAGGACGTCCGCCTAGAAATATAGGGTATTGGAAATCTCTGCCTCGATCCAAAGCCGGTCAGGTTCCGTTGCCTAATCCCGCCGATATGGTCGGCTCCGGCGGCTCCTCGGCGGCCCGCGTCAGCGGCACGGACCGCTTCTACAACCCTCCGGCGATCAGGAGGAAGCTTGAGCtgcagaagaagcagcagcagcagcagcagcagaaggagGTGATGCCGAGGATTCGGCCGTCCGTggaggcgacggcgacggcggccGAGGTCAAGGTGGTCGAGGACAGATTTGATCGCGATGATGCCTCTCTGAAGCCCTCTGTCTCAACGTCATcatctccctctccttctcccaCCCCGCCACCGGCATCGCCGACTCCCGTCGGAAACCTTGACCGGCTGCTCGAGTCCACCACCCCCATTGTACCCGCCCGGTATTTCTCCAAGGTCTGGAAGTAGGCTTAGGTCGAAAGGAGCAGCTTCTCTTGTTTCTGTGGTTTctattgatctgcattttgaactGGTTCAGATGAGTGATTTGAATTCTCAACAACTGGCAGGCTACTGCAAGGGGATGGAGGAATGGCGACGAAATGGAATCTCAGCCCTACTTTTTCCTTGGAGATCTTTGGGAATCTTTCAAAGAGTGGAGTGCTTACGGTGCGGGGGTGCCCTTGGTGCTAAACGGGAATGATTCTGTTGTTCAGTACTATGTGCCATACCTCTCCGCCATTCAGCTGTATGTGGATACTGGTGCGGCCACATTAAGATCGGGGTATGGATTTATCAACTACCATGTCTAATAAAGAACTTAGTGCTGTTTTCTCACATTGATTGTTTGGGTCAGTAGCTATACTGTTTAGTCATTCAATTTTAGTAAAAGATGCAACATTTCTGCATTGAGCTGAGAGCAAAGTGCAGCATTTTGGTGGCAGGAATGATTCCAGTGTAACGATGTTGTTTCTTTTTGTTTGCATAAGGGTACTCCTCATTGGTTTAATGTTTTTAACCTTTGGCACCTGTGTTTATTTTATGTGTTTTTAGCTATGCATAAGGGTACTTATTATCTATTCTTTTCGCATAAGAGTACTCGTTATCTCTGTGCTGTATCTTCCTGACAATCTAGAAAGATCTAACTTCTTAAGTCAGTAATTTCTTGTCAATCTGCATCCTCTAGTTATAATGATTGTTAGGACCAGGCTTGCTTGTTTATGTAGTTATGGTGTAACATTAGATATGTTTTCTTAAGGGAGACTTCTAATCACAACAGAGGATTCATTTTAGTTTCACTTTCCTGTCACAATTGTTTGACAAGTAGTCATCATGGTAAAAATTGTAGAATTTTTTAAGTAGGACATATTGAAGCTTAATGTTTGAATAAGGTGGAAAATCTGTGAGTTCTGCTAGGACAACTACATCATATCATTTATGGTCCTACAAAGCACTTCCACAAAAGCAGGTCGAGCTTTTTCAGGTACCCAGGTCTATCTGATCTGCTTAAACCCTAGATTTGGACACCCTATAATTGGGTTCAGGACATGTTTGGGTATAGAAGTAGGTGGCCGAGTTGAATTCAGGTTTAGATTCTGGTATTTATGTAGTTAATTAGATTCAAACAAGCTAATTACACTTACACCCTATACTTGGACTCTATCAGCATCGCGGTTTCTGTACTTAAAAATTTACATTAGGATCCCTATAGTTCTGAAAGTGAAACAAATAACCTCATTTGCCTTAACGTCGTCAACTGCATTGACGGAAAACACAACACGTCATAGCACATGCTGGATTGGCACAAAAGTGATGGGCAAAACG from Musa acuminata AAA Group cultivar baxijiao chromosome BXJ1-3, Cavendish_Baxijiao_AAA, whole genome shotgun sequence encodes the following:
- the LOC135631039 gene encoding uncharacterized protein LOC135631039 isoform X3; its protein translation is MVGSGGSSAARVSGTDRFYNPPAIRRKLELQKKQQQQQQQKEVMPRIRPSVEATATAAEVKVVEDRFDRDDASLKPSVSTSSSPSPSPTPPPASPTPVGNLDRLLESTTPIVPARYFSKATARGWRNGDEMESQPYFFLGDLWESFKEWSAYGAGVPLVLNGNDSVVQYYVPYLSAIQLYVDTGAATLRSGRSAEGNDGNNYLDTSSEGSSGSEENHIRETSSSLGTTGHIGQGGYVNDKNDVCPKLTLPAFEYFEKDPPYGREPLADKISVLANTFPDLKTYKSCDMLPCSWMSVAWYPIYRIPTGPTLKDLDACFLTFHSLATPRMHAGSCVESDCASMTRSEIS
- the LOC135631039 gene encoding uncharacterized protein LOC135631039 isoform X4 produces the protein MVGSGGSSAARVSGTDRFYNPPAIRRKLELQKKQQQQQQQKEVMPRIRPSVEATATAAEVKVVEDRFDRDDASLKPSVSTSSSPSPSPTPPPASPTPVGNLDRLLESTTPIVPARYFSKATARGWRNGDEMESQPYFFLGDLWESFKEWSAYGAGVPLVLNGNDSVVQYYVPYLSAIQLYVDTGAATLRSGRSAEGNDGNNYLDTSSEGSSGSEENHIRETSSSLGTTGHIGQGGYVNDKNDVCPKLTLPAFEYFEKDPPYGREPLADKISVLANTFPDLKTYKSCDMLPCSWMSVAWYPIYRIPTGPTLKDLDACFLTFHSLATPRSSCVESDCASMTRSEIS